GATGAGGAGCCCGGCGATCGGGATCGAGACGCCGAGATCGCGGGCGATGACCGGCAGCAGGCCCATCGGCGCGAATTCGGTCACGCCGATGCCGAACGCGCCGACGGAAAGGGCGAGCAGGCCCGGATTGAGCTTCATCATGTGATCCTCAGACCAACGCCGGGTTCAGGCGGGCGAAGCCCTCCTGCTGGCGATAGGGGGTGTGCGGGTAGGGCGGCAGCACGTCGCTGGCCGTGTCCAGCCGGGCGACCTGCTCGGGCGTCAGTACCCAGCCGACCGCGCCGAGATTCTGGCGCAGTTGTTCCTCGTTGCGCGCGCCGATGATGACCGAGGAGACGGTCGGGCGGCGCAGCAACCAGTTGATCGCGATCTGGGGCACGGTCTTGTCGGTCTCGGCGGCGATCGCCTCCAGTTCGTCGATCACGCGATAGAGAAGTTCTGTTTCGACCGGCGGGGCGAATTGCTCGGTCTCGTGGAGGCGGCTGCCTTCGGGGAGCGGGCGGTTGCGGCCGATCTTGCCGGTCAGCCGCCCCCAGCCGAGCGGGCTCCAGACCAGCGCGCCGACTCCCTGATCGGCGGCGAGCGGCATCAGGTCGGCCTCGTAAGCGCGGCCGATCAGCGAATAATAGACTTGATGGGCGACGAGGCGCGGCCAGCCGTGCCGATCGGCCAGCCCTTGCGCCTTCATCACCTGCCAGCCGGGATAGTTGGAGACGCCGGCATAGCGGATCTTGCCGGCGCGGATGAGCAGATCGAGCGTGCCCATCACCTCCTCTGTCGGAGTCGAGGCGTCGAAGGCGTGAAGCTGGAGCAGGTCGATCCGATCGGTGCCGAGCCGGCGCAGCGCATCTTCCACTGCGTGAATCAGGCGCGCGCGCGAGGCGCCCCAGTCCTGCGGGCCGTCGCCCGTCGGCAGGCCGGTCTTGGTGGAGATCAGCACATCGTCGCGCCGGCCCTTGATCGCCTGCCCAAGGATTTCCTCCGAGGCACCGTCCGAATAGACGTCGGCTGTGTCGAACAGGTTGACGCCGGCTTCGAGGCAGATGTCGATCAGATGTCGCGCTTCTTCGGTGTCGCTCGTGCCCCAGGCGCTGAACAGCGGCCCCTTGCCGCCGAACGTGCCGGTGCCGAAGCTGAGCGCCGGTGCGCGCAGGCCCGACGATCCCAGTTGCCGATATTCCATGTCTCGCTCATCCTTGCTACGTCGGCGCATAAGTGCGGCAGGTGATCAGGACCCGGTAGCCTGGATCGACGCGGAGGATCTTTGTGATGGATGCAAAGCTGGCGGGCGGTGCCGATCGGGCGCGATCGCTTGGCCTCTTTGCGATGGTGGTCGAACAGGGGAGTTTCTCGGCGGCCGGGCGGGCGCTCGAACTCAGCCCGTCAGCGGTCGCCCGCGCGGTCGATCGGATCGAGGCGCGGCTGGGCGTCCGCCTGCTGCTGCGCTCGACGCGCGCTTTATCGCTGACGGCGGAAGGGCAGACCTATCTCCAGTCGGCCCGGCGCATTCTCGCCGATCTGGACGAGGCGGAGCAGCGGATCGCCGACCAGGGTGCGCCGCGCGGACGGCTGCGGATCAGCGCGGCGTTGTCCCACGGGCGGCTCTGCGTGGTGCCGTTGCTGGGCGAATTTGCCGCGCTCTACCCGCACATCCTGATCGACATCGCGCTCACCGATACGCTGGTGGATATCGCTGCGGGACAGGCCGATGTCGCGATCCGCTTCGGCCCGCTGGCCGACAGCATGCTGACCGCGCGCAAGCTGGGCGAGACGCGGCGGGTGATCGTCGCCTCGCCCGACTATCTCGCCCGCAACGGCGTGCCGCGTGACCCTGAGGACCTGCACGCGCACAATTGCCTCAACTTCAACTTCCGCCGGGCCGAGCCGATCTGGCCTTTCCGCCGCGACGGGCAGGATTTCACGCTGGCGGTAAAGGGCAGCATCGAAGCCAACAACGGCGAAACGCTGGGTCAATTGGCCGCGTCGGGGGTCGGTATCGCCCGCGTCGGAGCTTTCAGCATCGCGGACGAGATCGAGAGCGGGCGCCTCGCCCCGATCCTCGAGGAGTATAATCCCGGCGACGTCGAGCTCATCCATGCGGTGTTTGTCGGTGGGACGACCATTCCCGCACGGATCCGCGTGTTCGTCGATTTTCTCGCGGCACGGCTGCGTCAGGGGGCCGGGTGACGCCGAGATCGCTCGACAAGTTCACTCTGGCGGTCGATCGAGCCGCAGCGGGCCCAGCGGACCGCCGACCAGACCGCTGACGAGGGCGGCCTGAATCCGCGGCACCGGCCAGAGTTTCGAGATCGGCCCGACGAGGCGGTCGCGGATGAACGGGATCAGGTGGCTGTCGGACTGATAGACCGGCGTGAGCAGCGCCGTCAGTGCCTGATAGAGGCGGACGTGCTTGTGCCGTAGCGCGATCGCGTGTGCCAGGGCATCCTCGACATCCGCGAATTCCCGCAACGCGATCGCCAGTGCGTAGGCGTCGAGCAGCGCCATGTTCGCGCCTTGCCCCAGTTGCGGGCTGGCAGAATGCCACGCATCGCCGAGGTGAATCATGCCGGTCTGCGCGGGTGCCGCCAGCGTCCTGTGCGCATAATGCGCGAAGGTCAGCAGGTCCGCCGAGACGATCTGATCCAGCAATGGCCGGGTCGCGGGCCATAGCTCCGCGACCTCGGCCTTCCAGGCATCGAGCCCGGCCGTCCGCCATGCATCGAGCCGGTCGGCGCGCAGGGACCAGAAGAAAGCGGCTTGCCGCGTGTCGCCACTTACGCGCCTGCCCACCGGCATCACGCCGACCATGGCGCTGGCACGGCGATAGCGCTGTTCCAGCGCCGCATCGTCGAAGCCGCACGCATCGGGCCAGTCGACCGTCCCCCAGAGTGCGCCATAAGCAAGGGCGCGCCCGCATGGCGGCGCCAACGGGGTGCGGGTGCCGAGGGCATCGACGACCAGATCAAACGGCCCAGCGCTCTCGCCGTTCTCGAACATGAGGCGACGCTGGTTCCCGGATCGCAGTTCAGTGCCGGCAATCGGGCGTCCCGCTTCGATCGTGATGCCCTCGGCCGTGACAGCGGCGTGCAGCAAGGCGAACAAGGTTGCGCGGTGAATACCCACGCCGAACCTGTCGCGCCGCCCCAACGCAGCGTAGCGGACGTCGAGTACCACACGGCCACCAGCGCCGGATTCACCTCGAAGCCGCGCGATCCGTGCGCCATGATCGAGAAGGGGGCCTGCCAAGCCCAACTCCCGTAGCACGGCCAAGCCTGTCGGCTGGATCATCAGTCCCGAGCCGATTGGACGAGGGGTGTCGAACCTTTCGAACAGAGTTACTGCGTGGCCATCGCGATGAAGCAGCAACGCGGTTGCGAGACCGGCCGGCCCGCAACCAGCGATGGCAATGTTGAGGGGTCGCATATGGCGGCCTTAGCTGATCATCCACCGATCGAAAGTCTGCTCAGTTCGTTGGTAGGTCGGGTGGTGAGCGGCACGGCCGCTTTCGGGCGGTGCGGGCCGCCAGCCGGGTCCGCTTCATGCCCTTGCAGCAGCTAAAATCGAAGTGAACCGATGTCCGGTTTCGGGCTCCGCACAACCTGCACGAATGGCCGATTTTCGGTCTCATTGTCTCGGAAGCTGCCGACCAGTTGAAGTCATCCTTCCGCCAGCGGGTGAAGCCCGCTTGTGCCGCACAGACCATTGAGCCGCTGGGCAGTTCGCGCCTGATCCCGGTCGTTGGCGCGGGCCACGATAGACATTGCGATGGGACTATAACGAGAGCAGGCTTCATTGGCCGGGGTTAATCCGGGCGGATGCAGGCCTGAAGCTTGCATCACGCCCGGATGAAAAAGCGGGGCATCGTGAGCTAGGCAAACCGGGCCGCACTCCCGCAAGCGGGATTAGTTGGCCCCCTTCAGGTAGCGCCCGAACCAATCGTCCCATTCGGCGACGACCTGGCCCATCGACTCCCGCGCGTCATAGCGATGTGCCTCATAGGGCAGCATCGTCAGGCGCGTGGTCACGCCGTGGCCCTTCAGAGCCGCGTAGAATCGTTCGCTCTGGATCGGGAAGGTTCCCTGATTGTCGTCAGCCATGCCGTGGATCAGAGACAGCGGGTATTTGATCCTGTCCGCGTAAGAGAAAGGCGACATCCGGAAATAGAGATCGGGCGCCTGCCAATAGGTGCGAGCCTCGTTCTGGAAACCGAAGGGCGTCAACGTGCGGTTGTAAGCGCCGCTCAGCGCCACGCCGGCCTTAAACAGGTCCGAATGCGCCAACAGGTTGGCCGTCATGAAGCCGCCATAGCTGTGACCCGTGACGCCGACCCGATCGCGGTCGACCACGCCCAGCCGCGCTCCCTCATCGATCGCAGCCTTAGCGCCCGCGACGATCTGCTCTACGAACGTGTCGTTGGGCTCGCTCTTGCCTTCGCCGATCACGGGCAGCGCCGTGTTGAACAATACGGCATAGCCGCGATAGGCGAGGATCGGGTAAAGTTGGTAGAAGCCGAAGACCGGGAAACGGTTGGGCGATCCTTTGACCTGCCCCGCTGCCTCCCGAGATTTGAACTCCGCCGGATAAGCGTGGAGCACGGTTGGCAACGGGCCGTCCGAGGACTTGTAATGGGGCGGCAGATAAAGCGTCGCGGTCAGCGGCACGCCATCTGCACGCGTATAATGGAGCAATTTCTTCTGCGCGAGCGCCATGCCGCCAAACGGATTGGCGAAGTGGGTGAGGCGCGTGGCGCTGACGCCGGGCTTCACAACATAATAATCGGGCGGAATGACCGAGCTTTCGCGGCTGACGAGCAGGCGGCCATCGGGCAGCACCTCCTTCGCTTCCTCATAAAGATTGGCCGCCGATCGCCACGCGATGGTGCGCGCTCCAGTGTTGAGATCGAGCTTCGCCGCGAAGGGGCGATCCCCCTCTGGCGTGCCACCGGGACCGGTTAGCCAAACCTGGCCTTTGCCTGCCGGCGCGATGATGGGCGCACCCTGCAC
This DNA window, taken from Sphingomonas sp. AP4-R1, encodes the following:
- a CDS encoding NAD(P)/FAD-dependent oxidoreductase, whose amino-acid sequence is MRPLNIAIAGCGPAGLATALLLHRDGHAVTLFERFDTPRPIGSGLMIQPTGLAVLRELGLAGPLLDHGARIARLRGESGAGGRVVLDVRYAALGRRDRFGVGIHRATLFALLHAAVTAEGITIEAGRPIAGTELRSGNQRRLMFENGESAGPFDLVVDALGTRTPLAPPCGRALAYGALWGTVDWPDACGFDDAALEQRYRRASAMVGVMPVGRRVSGDTRQAAFFWSLRADRLDAWRTAGLDAWKAEVAELWPATRPLLDQIVSADLLTFAHYAHRTLAAPAQTGMIHLGDAWHSASPQLGQGANMALLDAYALAIALREFADVEDALAHAIALRHKHVRLYQALTALLTPVYQSDSHLIPFIRDRLVGPISKLWPVPRIQAALVSGLVGGPLGPLRLDRPPE
- a CDS encoding aldo/keto reductase; the encoded protein is MEYRQLGSSGLRAPALSFGTGTFGGKGPLFSAWGTSDTEEARHLIDICLEAGVNLFDTADVYSDGASEEILGQAIKGRRDDVLISTKTGLPTGDGPQDWGASRARLIHAVEDALRRLGTDRIDLLQLHAFDASTPTEEVMGTLDLLIRAGKIRYAGVSNYPGWQVMKAQGLADRHGWPRLVAHQVYYSLIGRAYEADLMPLAADQGVGALVWSPLGWGRLTGKIGRNRPLPEGSRLHETEQFAPPVETELLYRVIDELEAIAAETDKTVPQIAINWLLRRPTVSSVIIGARNEEQLRQNLGAVGWVLTPEQVARLDTASDVLPPYPHTPYRQQEGFARLNPALV
- a CDS encoding LysR family transcriptional regulator yields the protein MDAKLAGGADRARSLGLFAMVVEQGSFSAAGRALELSPSAVARAVDRIEARLGVRLLLRSTRALSLTAEGQTYLQSARRILADLDEAEQRIADQGAPRGRLRISAALSHGRLCVVPLLGEFAALYPHILIDIALTDTLVDIAAGQADVAIRFGPLADSMLTARKLGETRRVIVASPDYLARNGVPRDPEDLHAHNCLNFNFRRAEPIWPFRRDGQDFTLAVKGSIEANNGETLGQLAASGVGIARVGAFSIADEIESGRLAPILEEYNPGDVELIHAVFVGGTTIPARIRVFVDFLAARLRQGAG